The Pyrus communis chromosome 8, drPyrComm1.1, whole genome shotgun sequence region gatcaagtagcatacaatgcattctgtattgacaatattgttccatttggtaacataatctggaCTTTCCCTaagccttcaattacatctgattgaactgatattgttgttacccttacttttgtaagcatcaatcttgagaaatactttcgatctcgaagtattgtatgtgtggttacgttgtctgcaagacaaatatctctgCCATTACTCTTGTTTTGAGAATGACCATAATGATTATCTATACTTTATGAGTAAAGGGATCATGGTTAAAAGCAATTTATAACAGAAAATTtaaatgccacttttattgaatttgaaatgctagttttaaactacaagttcagtACATCAAACATAAACTATTCAGTCAGACCGGTACATTTCATTCCCTTTTCCACAATAAAGTCTAAGACATCTAAGTGGGTTATGTTCAACTGACCTAATAAGTCACATACTAGATCAtgtatatccattggtttagtttggtcgagaaaattggtctcaacacccttctccttgatgaaggcttgatatagatccatcagatgttttggggtacgacaagtacgtagccaatgcccattgccaccaTACCTATGGCAGACTCATTCAGAGTTTCTGGGAGCATTATTCATATGaactttgcctttgtggcgatttacatttttgaagTTTGGGCCCAAATTATGTATtggaacctggttgtgaaactaGACACCATGATTCTTACCTTTCTGGTTCCACCGTCCTCACTTGTGGCCACATCCTCATTTATGATTATTGCCACCAGAGGATGTGgcgttcacttcgagggaagcagcattcacttTTAGGAATGGTGCAGATCTAGTAGGTCAggactgatgatttttcatcaagagCTCATTATTTTGTTCAGCTACCAGGAGCacagatatcagctggttgtattCAGTGAAATTTCGCTCTCTATACTATTGTTGTAGGAGCACGTTTGAGGCATGAAAGGTGTTGAatgtcttttccagcatatcttcctcagtGATGGTTTCCCCACAGAGTTTCATCTGGGAGCTAATTCTGAACGTCGCAAAATTGTACTTAGCCACtgacttgaaatcctggatccttaggtgagtccactcataacgagctcttggaagaatcaccATTTTTTGatgattgtatctgtttctcaatGCCTTCCAGAGAGCTAACGAATCTTCAACCATTAGGTACTTGCTCTTTAGTCCTTCATCAAGGTGGCGACGGATAAAAATCATGGCCTTTACCCGATCTTGAGAAGATGCACCGTTCTtctctttgattgtttctccaaGACTCCATGCCTCcaaatggatcttggtatccactACCCAGGTAAGGTAGTTCTTC contains the following coding sequences:
- the LOC137743223 gene encoding uncharacterized protein; this encodes MVNLAKFDFVVLDIIGKNYLTWVVDTKIHLEAWSLGETIKEKNGASSQDRVKAMIFIRRHLDEGLKSKYLMVEDSLALWKALRNRYNHQKMVILPRARYEWTHLRIQDFKSVAKYNFATFRISSQMKLCGETITEEDMLEKTFNTFHASNVLLQQ